The Candidatus Caldatribacterium sp. genome contains the following window.
GAGAGCAATCCCCATTCTCTGCGACGCGGAGAAGATTCTCTGGATTCCCGGAGTGGCCCTTGACGAAAGGGTACGAGTTCAGGAAAATAGCAAGCGTATCCTCCACGTTGCGATAAGGCGCTACAAGGGGTGAAAGGGTGGAAGAGTTTATCGAGAGAGTGCTGATTACTGAAGAGGAAATTCAGAAAAGAGTTCGGGAACTTGGAGAAGCCATAAGCAGGGACTACGAGGGTATGGAGCTTCGGGTTGTGGGGGTGCTCCGGGGGGCTTTCATTTTTATGGCCGACCTCGTCAGGAATATTCGTGTTCCTCTCAGCGTTGATTTTATGTCGATATCAAGTTACGGAGATGAGTGTGAGACGAGTGGCATTGTGCGGATTCTGAAAGACCTTGATAAGCCTATAACTGGTCGCCATGTTCTCATCGTGGAAGACATTGTTGACACAGGATTGACCTTGCGACATCTCAAGGAGGTTCTTGCAACAAGGGGACCAGCAAGTCTTAGAATCTGTGCCCTTTTGAGTAAGCCTGAGAGGAGAGTTGTCCACGACTTGCATATCGATTATCTGGGATTTGAGATTCCCAATTACTTTGTGGTGGGGTACGGCTTAGATTACGCGGAGCGATACCGGAATTATCCTTTTATCTTTGTCCTGAAACCGGAGTACTACTGTGACGTTCCGAGGGAAGGAAAGGGTCAGCGCAGATGAACAATATTCCTGGTGGGAGATTTTACCGAAACCTTGGTTTCTATCTCCTTTTCCTCATCATCATCATTTCTCTGGCAACCTCTCTCATGCAGAGAGAGGCCCCTCCTCAGGTCCTGACGTACACTCAGTTCCTTGACGCGGTACAGCGGGGAGCTGTCCGGAGAGTCATTATTGCCGACCGAAATATCAGCGGACAGATGTACGACGGGACTCGTTTCACCACTTATGCTCCTGAGGATCCTGAGCTCATTCGTATCCTTCGGGACAAAAATGTGGAGATTGAGGCCCGCCCGCCGGTGGAACCATCCTGGTGGACGCGGATTCTGAGCTCTCTTTTTCCGACGCTCCTTCTCATCGTGGTGTGGATTTTCCTCCTTCAGCAACTCCAAGGGGGAAGCAAGGTCACCTCTTTCGTCAAAAGCAGGGCAAAAATGGTGGACCCGGAGAAAGTAAGGGTAACTTTTGACGATGTTGCCGGTATTGACGAGGTAAAGGAAGAACTCAAGGAAGTCGTGGATTTCCTGAAAAACCCCCGTAAGTTCCAGAAAGTTGGTGCCCGTATTCCAAGGGGTGTGCTCCTCTACGGCCCTCCGGGAACAGGTAAAACCCTTCTTGCCAAGGCCATTGCAGGGGAAGCAGGAGTTCCCTTCTTCAGCATCAGTGGCTCTGACTTTGTCGAAATGTTTGTCGGTGTGGGAGCGGCTCGCGTTCGGGACCTCTTTGCTAATGCTAAGAGGAACGCCCCCTGCATTGTTTTCGTTGACGAGCTTGATGCTGTTGGCCGTCACCGGGGTGCAGGACTTGGTGGAGGGCACGATGAGCGGGAGCAAACTCTCAACCAGCTCCTTGTGGAGATGGATGGGTTTGATCCGAACCAGGGAGTCATTCTCATTGCAGCCACGAATCGTCCGGATATCCTGGATCCTGCGCTTCTCCGCCCGGGAAGGTTCGATCGCCGCATTGCTGTGCCGCAACCTGATGTTC
Protein-coding sequences here:
- the hpt gene encoding hypoxanthine phosphoribosyltransferase, with product MEEFIERVLITEEEIQKRVRELGEAISRDYEGMELRVVGVLRGAFIFMADLVRNIRVPLSVDFMSISSYGDECETSGIVRILKDLDKPITGRHVLIVEDIVDTGLTLRHLKEVLATRGPASLRICALLSKPERRVVHDLHIDYLGFEIPNYFVVGYGLDYAERYRNYPFIFVLKPEYYCDVPREGKGQRR
- a CDS encoding ATP-dependent metallopeptidase FtsH/Yme1/Tma family protein — its product is MNNIPGGRFYRNLGFYLLFLIIIISLATSLMQREAPPQVLTYTQFLDAVQRGAVRRVIIADRNISGQMYDGTRFTTYAPEDPELIRILRDKNVEIEARPPVEPSWWTRILSSLFPTLLLIVVWIFLLQQLQGGSKVTSFVKSRAKMVDPEKVRVTFDDVAGIDEVKEELKEVVDFLKNPRKFQKVGARIPRGVLLYGPPGTGKTLLAKAIAGEAGVPFFSISGSDFVEMFVGVGAARVRDLFANAKRNAPCIVFVDELDAVGRHRGAGLGGGHDEREQTLNQLLVEMDGFDPNQGVILIAATNRPDILDPALLRPGRFDRRIAVPQPDVRGREAILRVHVRGKPLGKDVDLGVLARRTPGFVGADLANLVNEAAILAARKGKEVIEMEDFEEAIDKVIAGPERKHIIISEREKRIIAYHEAGHALVAKVLPSSDPVHKISIIPRGGVALGYTLQLPTEDRYLLTKQELMARLSILLGGRVAEEVIFKDVTTGAHDDLKKATEIAREMVCEYGMSELLGPLTLGRKHKEVFLGRDIAEDRNYSEEIAYAIDKEVRALIDQAYERARDVILRYREKLDALAKELMEKEVLEREEIERILDIPQDDSSKGGEKVHEGEHAARWSDGGSEYGGDR